Proteins from a genomic interval of Arvicola amphibius chromosome 10, mArvAmp1.2, whole genome shotgun sequence:
- the Dppa3 gene encoding developmental pluripotency-associated protein 3, protein MAEPSEFDPSEEVFDPLVDSASSQTDEQDSSDDSGLRTSGPRNGQLDPWNNVVYGTTHGISQPENLVKDMKKLAIDPSAKKPPASLAGLKLGRSRRSHSRILCRAIKMRMVENKSEKILREVQSAFPKRRVRTLLSVQNNPVAKMKRLMRIEKKLKSCNDGNVFDEAQPFKCLCTFCLYNGWDPSENAKIGKK, encoded by the coding sequence ATGGCAGAGCCATCAGAGTTCGACCCATCAGAGGAGGTGTTCGACCCACTCGTGGACTCGGCATCTTCTCAGACGGATGAACAAGACTCCTCGGATGATTCGGGTCTCAGAACTTCTGGACCTAGAAACGGACAGTTGGACCCCTGGAACAATGTCGTATACGGAACAACACATGGAATCTCCCAGCCAGAAAACTTAGTAAAGGATATGAAAAAACTGGCCATTGACCCCAGTGCCAAGAAGCCTCCTGCTTCCCTGGCAGGACTTAAACTTGGGCGCAGCCGCCGCAGCCACAGCCGCATCCTCTGCCGCGCAATAAAGATGAGAATGGTCGAGAACAAAAGTGAGAAAATCTTGAGGGAGGTCCAAAGTGCCTTTCCCAAGAGAAGAGTCCGCACATTACTGTCTGTGCAGAACAATCCTGTCGCGAAGATGAAGCGATTAATGCggattgaaaagaaattaaaaagctgCAATGATGGAAATGTGTTTGACGAAGCACAACCATTCAAATGCCTCTGTACTTTCTGCCTGTACAATGGCTGGGATCCTTCTGAGAA